The Fusobacterium polymorphum genome segment GGATCTTTTGGATTTGTTCCATGCCACTCTAATAAACCTAATGTCACCAATTTTTTTAAATACATACGAGTTGTCACTGTAGTTTTATTTATATTTTTTGATAAATCAGCTACTGTAATTTTTTTATTCATAAAAGAAAATTTCATAATTTCCTTTTCTATAAAATTTAACTCTCTATATACTTCTTCATCAATTAATTTTTTTAAATTATCATCTATTCTAACATTTCTACTTAATATATTATTTTCTAAAACAAGTAAAACATTATTCCCTGGTTCTGAATAAACTGGTTTCCTTAAAAAGAATTTTTCCATTTCACTATGTATTCTTTTAACTCCTTCATTCATTTCCTTAACCCAGCCAAATTCTGATAATATTCTTGCTATTCTAGGATTTCTTGAATAGCGTTGAGTTAAAATATTTTCAATAGTAACAATATTAGGTAATTTCCCAGGACTATGTATTTCTATTCTATCATCAAACATAATAAACCTTATATATTCTCCTCTAATAGAATAGTTTCTATGTGTCAAAGCATTTACTATTCCTTCAAACCAGGCAAATTCAGGATATTCTGGCATTGATTTAAAAGTCCCATCTTCTCCATCTAAATACTGAAATTCTCTTAATTGAGTTTTTATAAATTCTTTTACCTCTATTATTATCTTAGGAATAGCCTTATCAAAAGTCTTCTCTTTTATTATATTTATTTCAGTTCCAACATTAGCTTTAACTCCATCATACCTAATAAATTTCAACCTAGCTTGTGGTAAATATTTAGTGGGTTCTTTTGAAAACAATAGAACACAAGCATTTGTTAAAAGTCCTTTTTTAATAAAATTTCTTGATTTTAGTATATCTTCCAAAGTTGAATTTGTTAAATCCATATTTTTTCTATAAGACTCAAGTAATTCAAAATCAATATCTTCTATTGAAGTATCTTCAACTACTTCATCTTCAAAATATCTTTGTCCTCTATCGTATTCTAGTTGAGTTATTTGTTCATGGTTTAATTTTTCTGTCTTATCAAACTGTCTTAAATAAACATTATTATCATATGATTTTATAACTTTATCATAAACTGGCTCAACTGAGATTACTAAAATTTTATCTTCTTCTCCATTTTTATTTTTTACATCAAAAGTTTCATATTTTGCTAGGAGAGGAGTGTCTTTCAATTTTACAAGAGATATATTTTTAAACTCTTCTATTTTATGTGCTTTATAAGTATTAAAACCTGTTATTTCTCTATTATCTTCAACACCAATTACCAATGAGCCTCCATCCGCATTAGCAAAAGCAACTAAATGTTTTAATATATCAAGAGGTTCTATTCTTGCACTTTTTCTTTCAAGATATTGATTCTCAGAAGAAGATACTAAAAATTTAATTCTATTATTCATAATTATCTCCTTATTTTATCTCAATTTCAGCAATAATTTTATCTATCTCTTTTCT includes the following:
- a CDS encoding ATP-binding protein, whose product is MNNRIKFLVSSSENQYLERKSARIEPLDILKHLVAFANADGGSLVIGVEDNREITGFNTYKAHKIEEFKNISLVKLKDTPLLAKYETFDVKNKNGEEDKILVISVEPVYDKVIKSYDNNVYLRQFDKTEKLNHEQITQLEYDRGQRYFEDEVVEDTSIEDIDFELLESYRKNMDLTNSTLEDILKSRNFIKKGLLTNACVLLFSKEPTKYLPQARLKFIRYDGVKANVGTEINIIKEKTFDKAIPKIIIEVKEFIKTQLREFQYLDGEDGTFKSMPEYPEFAWFEGIVNALTHRNYSIRGEYIRFIMFDDRIEIHSPGKLPNIVTIENILTQRYSRNPRIARILSEFGWVKEMNEGVKRIHSEMEKFFLRKPVYSEPGNNVLLVLENNILSRNVRIDDNLKKLIDEEVYRELNFIEKEIMKFSFMNKKITVADLSKNINKTTVTTRMYLKKLVTLGLLEWHGTNPKDPTQFYSLKK